A single region of the Oceaniferula marina genome encodes:
- a CDS encoding Gldg family protein, which produces MPKANKESSSSSSKKTKTSRPTRPIRRAGQSLTVIIQLVLILIAVGAANYLSCARHKRIDLTENETFTLSDHTDKLITGSAIQKRTSPIRVIAVIRRSSPHYSRMYNLLDAYKGTAGKSIDLEFVDPARQTDRTLEIANTYKQPYIDDMIIIDGRPQTKTTPETTPETTNSNAGPSDNFAAHIRTIKVKDLYIEEVDQFKQRYIAAWQDEDIVSSAILGAIEGNPRRMYFATDKSNLEATDGAPAWQILANMLWQQNILLTPLRLADIQRIPDDAEGFALIAPQYDLDERELEILNEYWDRPQSSLLVTLDPNIKLNNLRIFLRNYGITPRNDRIIQVKNKQTLSNVRAIFTRGPKINIDLGGKSTVFDGSTCSLEVRENDDQLTNRRITPISLIQATEGWWGETRYTEESPQFNKEEDNEAPLYLSAAVIRGQATSDATINLVSKMVVIANTDFLAKKNTRPEQADFVKSSTNWLIGREELIGIGPRKLYRHKITLLNSHNTFINRLLLIFLPALAILISLVVWNMRRA; this is translated from the coding sequence ATGCCTAAAGCCAACAAGGAGTCTTCATCCAGCTCATCAAAGAAGACCAAAACATCTCGCCCTACCCGCCCGATCCGGCGTGCCGGACAGTCACTCACCGTCATCATCCAACTGGTCCTGATCCTGATCGCCGTCGGAGCAGCCAACTATCTTAGCTGTGCCCGCCACAAGCGCATCGACCTGACCGAAAACGAGACCTTTACGCTGTCCGACCATACCGACAAGTTGATCACCGGATCAGCGATCCAAAAACGAACCTCGCCCATCAGGGTCATCGCAGTGATCCGGCGTAGTTCGCCTCACTATTCGCGAATGTACAACCTGCTGGATGCCTACAAAGGAACCGCTGGTAAATCCATTGATCTCGAGTTTGTTGATCCGGCGCGCCAAACTGACCGCACCTTGGAAATCGCCAACACCTACAAGCAACCATACATCGATGATATGATCATCATCGACGGCCGTCCCCAAACAAAAACGACGCCGGAAACAACACCGGAAACAACAAATAGCAACGCGGGACCAAGCGACAACTTTGCCGCCCATATCCGGACAATTAAAGTCAAGGACCTCTATATCGAGGAAGTCGACCAGTTCAAGCAACGCTATATTGCAGCGTGGCAAGACGAAGACATCGTCTCCTCAGCGATCCTCGGCGCCATCGAAGGCAACCCACGCCGGATGTATTTTGCCACGGATAAAAGCAATCTGGAAGCCACAGATGGAGCTCCAGCCTGGCAAATTCTCGCAAACATGCTCTGGCAACAAAACATCCTGCTCACGCCACTGCGACTCGCTGACATCCAGCGGATCCCGGACGACGCAGAAGGTTTCGCCCTCATTGCCCCCCAGTATGACCTCGATGAGCGGGAACTCGAAATCCTGAATGAATACTGGGACCGCCCCCAATCGTCACTGCTCGTGACGCTGGATCCGAACATTAAACTCAACAACCTGAGAATCTTCCTTCGAAACTACGGAATTACACCGAGAAATGACCGGATCATTCAGGTGAAGAACAAACAAACGCTGTCCAATGTCAGGGCGATCTTCACCCGCGGTCCGAAAATCAACATCGACCTCGGGGGTAAATCTACCGTCTTCGACGGCTCGACCTGCAGCTTGGAAGTCAGAGAGAACGATGATCAACTGACCAACCGGCGGATCACCCCCATTTCACTGATCCAAGCAACCGAAGGCTGGTGGGGAGAAACGCGATACACCGAAGAATCTCCACAATTCAATAAAGAGGAAGACAACGAAGCCCCACTCTACCTCTCCGCAGCTGTAATCCGCGGTCAGGCAACGTCCGACGCCACGATCAATCTGGTTTCCAAAATGGTGGTCATCGCCAATACCGACTTTCTGGCGAAAAAGAACACCCGCCCCGAACAAGCTGACTTTGTCAAATCGAGCACCAACTGGCTGATCGGGCGGGAAGAACTCATCGGCATCGGACCTCGCAAACTCTACCGTCACAAAATCACCCTGCTGAACTCCCATAACACCTTTATTAACAGGCTTCTCCTGATTTTCCTTCCAGCACTCGCCATCCTCATCTCGCTCGTTGTCTGGAACATGCGGCGGGCCTAA
- a CDS encoding DUF4340 domain-containing protein translates to MRYLSTILLALLSVTLLTLALVHTDGKYRDAIFGTPAAEPGKKLFDVESLNQVRRITLTDSEGKKATFQSEGNIWIAQEPWNDRADMLFIRTLFQFTASLEVQEVIPRKDLELRDFGLRKGNTRVSMYDAKGENICDYRIGRQAAWKVPVEDGKSTMGTSFIRLADKDLKHNIYLCSSPVNNIQNLFNNQFERFRDHHPFYFSHQFLDKTRIQNDEGEVVISRETLRSPWRITKPLDLRVDPTALADLFTNLARLRAVKVEDRANVTLPTAEQSDAHSREIAIHSDGMDEDFVLRVYLPEKEGETVALATVSNRPDTVFHLPMTSNDPGIISLSQFQTGVNDLRSKTMTHLNGPQLEKIIIKPQGSLPTLLARTTKTTWQVLRKNGYEAANQNAVISLMTAVTRDKIEKFVTDAASDLSPYGLDYPFLQLAFISFGGESLALAFGREPNGENIYAHLIGKPNIWQISPETLGKIAVHPWQWKTSHVWHIPKVDIEQITIHQNDSQPVNLKYAFFSEQWSATRGKTGEETDVTAELNPHRANNLLNSLESMEAQRWIGPMHPQALKALQTPDISISIKIKRVDDEGNDLPPITKTLRIANTPGNIITFAKVDTNPKSPDASDEDSYFLLNPDTAAKLKVNLFE, encoded by the coding sequence ATGCGTTACCTTTCCACCATCTTGCTTGCCTTGCTCTCCGTCACGCTGCTGACGCTGGCACTCGTGCATACTGACGGCAAGTACCGAGACGCCATCTTTGGAACTCCAGCAGCTGAACCCGGAAAAAAACTCTTCGATGTCGAATCCCTGAATCAGGTTCGCCGCATCACACTCACCGACAGCGAGGGCAAAAAAGCGACATTTCAAAGCGAAGGCAATATCTGGATCGCCCAGGAACCCTGGAACGACCGCGCTGACATGCTCTTCATCCGCACGCTCTTCCAATTCACTGCCAGCCTCGAAGTCCAGGAAGTCATCCCCCGCAAGGACCTTGAACTCCGCGACTTCGGCTTACGCAAAGGAAACACCCGGGTCAGCATGTATGACGCCAAGGGAGAAAACATTTGTGACTACCGCATCGGCCGCCAAGCAGCTTGGAAAGTTCCAGTTGAAGATGGTAAAAGCACCATGGGAACCTCCTTCATCCGCCTCGCCGACAAGGATCTCAAGCACAATATCTACCTGTGCTCATCACCGGTGAATAACATTCAAAACCTGTTTAACAACCAATTCGAACGCTTCCGGGACCACCACCCGTTTTATTTCAGCCACCAGTTTCTCGATAAGACCCGCATTCAAAATGATGAAGGAGAAGTCGTAATCTCGCGCGAAACCTTGCGCTCACCATGGAGGATCACCAAGCCTCTGGACCTTCGTGTAGATCCCACTGCCCTCGCCGACCTTTTCACCAACCTCGCGCGACTCAGGGCCGTCAAGGTAGAGGACAGAGCCAACGTCACCTTACCCACGGCCGAACAAAGTGACGCCCACTCCCGCGAAATTGCCATCCACTCAGACGGAATGGACGAGGACTTCGTCCTGCGCGTCTATCTCCCGGAAAAAGAAGGGGAAACGGTCGCTCTGGCGACAGTAAGTAATCGGCCCGACACCGTCTTTCATTTACCGATGACTTCAAATGACCCGGGAATCATCTCCCTGAGCCAATTCCAAACGGGGGTCAATGACCTGAGGTCAAAAACCATGACCCACCTGAACGGCCCTCAACTCGAAAAAATCATCATCAAACCGCAGGGAAGTTTACCCACCCTGCTGGCCCGTACCACCAAAACCACCTGGCAGGTTCTCCGCAAAAATGGATACGAAGCGGCCAACCAAAATGCTGTGATCTCGCTTATGACCGCAGTCACCCGGGATAAAATCGAAAAATTTGTAACCGATGCTGCCAGCGACCTCAGCCCCTACGGCTTGGACTACCCATTCCTTCAACTGGCATTCATCAGCTTTGGTGGAGAATCACTGGCTCTCGCATTCGGCCGCGAACCCAATGGAGAAAACATCTACGCCCACCTGATCGGCAAACCCAACATCTGGCAAATCAGCCCGGAAACACTCGGCAAAATTGCCGTCCACCCATGGCAATGGAAAACATCCCACGTCTGGCATATCCCCAAAGTGGATATCGAACAGATTACCATCCATCAAAATGACAGCCAACCCGTCAACTTGAAATACGCGTTCTTCTCAGAGCAATGGTCTGCAACACGAGGCAAGACCGGAGAAGAAACGGATGTCACCGCCGAACTCAACCCACACCGGGCAAACAACCTGCTCAACAGCCTGGAATCCATGGAAGCACAACGCTGGATCGGCCCCATGCATCCGCAAGCACTAAAAGCACTGCAAACGCCGGATATAAGCATCAGTATCAAAATCAAACGCGTCGATGACGAAGGAAACGACCTCCCTCCGATCACGAAAACACTTCGAATCGCAAACACCCCGGGAAATATCATTACCTTCGCCAAGGTTGACACCAACCCCAAGAGCCCCGATGCTTCCGACGAAGATAGCTACTTCTTACTCAACCCTGACACCGCGGCAAAACTCAAGGTCAACCTCTTCGAGTAA